The segment gggaggggatataattcccgtcgtaaagaggggaaggggtctcaattcaccatagaaaaaaattgcctataaaaacacccacatgctaagtttggttccatttgcttgattagttctggacttatgaggcaatttgtatttcatttgtataggagccctcgctcccaaaatggggaggggtcctaattcactatagaaaaaattcttgcttccaaaaaccttcacatgccaaatttggtttcatttgcttgatgattagttctcgagttatgaggaaatttgtatttcatttgtatggaagtcccccctcttaaagaggagaggagtcataattcccctcataCTCtcttctcaattcaccatagaaaaaaaaatttgcctacaagaacacccacatgctaaatttgttccatttgcttgattagatctgaagttatgaggaaatgggagcccccccccctcctaaaaaggtaaggggtcctaattcatcatagaaaaaattcatgcctccaaaaacacccacatgtcaaattttgttccatttgcttgattagttctcgagttatgcagaaatttgggtTTCAGTTGTATGGGAACGCCCCccccttagtgggggaggggtctctaaccatcataagaaccttccctggccccaaaaacccctacttgcaaattttcacgccgatcggttcagtagttttcgattctataaggaacatacggacagacagacagacagaaatccatttttacagGTATAGATAATTACAGTTTCTGTACTACGACTCAAATCAAACAAATCGCTGGTTTTAGTTTTAGCGATAATTATCGTATGCAATATTTATTTGGAATGTTACAATAATTCGAAGGAATACTATAGGAGTcaacagaaaaaaatgcaaagtTTTTCATGGCCTGTCATCGTTTTAATATTCTTTCCGATAGAACGCAATATGTGATCAGAGATTACCATAAACAATTTGCAATATATGTATTCGTAATATTTCCGGTGCGATCATGACATATGAATCTAGATTGAGTTATTTACAAGCTTTTTACATTCtacataccatattattttaTTTCTCACTGAGAAGGGAAAGAACGTCTGATTTGTTCTATCTCTTTTACATAATCGTCATAAAAAGGTTTGTCTCACAAAAATGGAATCTTTTTATGGTCAAGCCCAATTGTTTGCATTGTGATTTATTTACATTCCGAAATCGTGCTTCAAAATTATTCTAAACGACAAAAACTGATATGAGCACTTTGAATCAACGAAACGAAAAacataaataacaaatttatcaatAACTTATCAGCAAATATTGAATTCTATAACGTATCACTATGCGATTAATAGACTTTTCGATACAATCGTTTTTATCCCATACTTAGTGGATGTACTTTTTCCCATCCATTAGTGCATATTGCATTTGTACATTTGCATGGCAGTCACACCGGCTATAATTTATTTGTCCGCAGCTTTTCACCCACTTCCGACCAATAATTTGATTATTGAATTTAGATGTGTACGTGTACGTGAGCGTATTTTATATTTGTCAGAGGTACTGTTTTTTATACTGCACGGTTAGGTTCCACCTTTCGCAAGCTACGACACATGTTATATGCCTACGCACTGCAATTTTATTAATTGCCTAAACTAATTATAATATAATTCTGTGTCAATTTTATACACCCACGTCAGGTTACCGTTTGAGTTCAAACGGCTGCTGCATCCGGTTTTCGCACAGTCTCTCATTTCCACTGCGGTCATTATGTTGGTTCGTTTAATCATAATGTTATTAATTATTTACACTTGTCTCGGACAAAGCTCCTGTATATTTACACCAATAGGCTCGCGAGAAAAAAAATCTCGTTCATAAAATTCTTCCATTTGTTTGTTATAATTATGGTGTGCTCATAACGTTGTGCTATTATTTACTTGTGCTGGTAAAATGAAAACTGTCACACATAAACAGTTTGTAAGCTGCCTTGACATTtgcgttttttctgttttgtgtcATTATGTTTTGTTTAGATGGATTTTAAAGTCATTAGATATGTTGCACTCCATGATAGCACAGCATAGTGCCTCTGTTACAACGTAACTCAATATAATCTTGTTCATAATTTTGTAAGTACCTACgggttttcatttttcattcattttgtgGTTGTTTTAACATAATTTAGATACCATTTTTCTTTCATGATTTAGGTATAAAtcattaacaaaacaaaaactcaAAATAACGAAACAACTTGCCGAGAGCTGTTTCTCACGtcaatcaaaaattgaaaaattgaataattttggCAAACGTATATATCTTCTTAATTTAACGTAAAAAAGTCAAAGAATATTTTCATTATGATGAAGATGATCAATTGTTAAATTAAATTGTCCGCGAGTGAACAAAAGTTTTAGATGATTGTATTTCAATTATTGCAATTTCACTTAGGGGGAAGTTTCCCAGCACCGGACAGCTCCCAATACCGGACACTTCTGATTTTCATAGTTCAAATGGCGCACCTTAGTAGCTAATATAATGAAatcaacaaaaaagacaaaaaattagCATGTgtgattttatttattaaaattttgtttttcatgtaGAAAATATCGTTCGTTAATTATTTTCCAAGCTCCATAGCTCATTTTTCCACAAAGATATTCAATGCGTTAAAAATATGGATTGTACCCAGTGTTTCCCGTCCCTCAATACCGGACAGCAAAATGCTTTACTTGGTTCAGTCAAATTCGTGAATGAAATCAAGATTTTACAAAAACAGAGattgaaaagaaagaaaacatcaCTTATACCGTGCCGGTtatcttaaatatgaaaaaaaacaaggaaaccaGTTGTTGATCAGTTTTGCGAGGCAAACAGAGAAGTTTCGATGTAGTGCAtaaaaaattgttgatttttattcaaagcaatttttcaaacatctttggTCAACaagaccggctagactgctgtaactaccgcggtatTACGGTCAGCgcagcctacaaggtgctttcccagattttgttccgtcgtctatccccaatagcaagagatttcgtagggcagtatcaggcgggctttatgggggcccgtgttgctatagatcaaatttttactctccgacaaatcctccagaaatgtcgagagtacgacgtgcccacgcatcatattttcgtggatttcagagcagcatacgataccgttgagcGCGAATAGCTATGGCATATAATGCACGAGTATGTTTTTTCCggaaactgacgcggctgatcaaagctactttgGAACGAGTGATATGCTACGTGTGCGTTTCGGTGACACTCTCatgtcctttcgaatcgcgcagagggttacggcaagggtaTGGacagtcctgtatgttattcaatatcgctattgaaggtgtgatccgtgCATCGACACATCGAAACGAgtgaaacgatcttcagcaagagtagccaacttctagcctttgcagacgacctcgatatcattactagaaatcgtgggacggcggaggcaatcttcaccagactaaaaacggtggCTAAGAGGAAAGGATTACAAactaatgcgtcgaaaaccaaatatatggtaggaagaggctcccgagaaagtaacgtttgcctgccatggacagtgactattgatggcgatgaactagaagtggttgataagtatatttgggatctctggtcaccgccgacaatgatacgagtaaggagatccaacgacgcattcaagctggaaatcgagcctacttttccctacgCAAGACGcataggagcatacgccgccgcacaaagctgacgatgtacaaaacgctaatcagaccggtagtcctttacgaacttgagacagtaactttgcttacgcaAAGGTGTTGCGGAATATTAACGGAatacaaacggaaaacggaCGGAAAGtgacggagacgtatgaatcacgagctacaggcacttgGGGTTGgggttgggagactacggtgggccggccgcgttgcaaggatgccggacgactgtgtagtgaaattcgttctcttcaagaaccccaccggcaccaggaatagagagactcaacgtgctagatgactcgaccaggttgaacttgcgacttgcgtgtgtcgagacgcgcaacgaattggcgacgagtagcgcaggaacgagtacaatggagagaaattcttgatacggcaagagccaccccggctctcgactGAATAAGTATGTATAGTCAACAAGTATGCAAGCTataagagattttaaacatttttccagGTATCTTTCAGAAATATAAGCCCTGATttggtttattttattatttctgtCAAGCGTCCGGTACTAGGAtacacaataatattttttatcgatttcttATTTAGCTTCcaaaatggttcattagtgaTGTAAGTACGTGTaaccatttttattgaaaaatagtcTAGAGTAGTTCTCTTCCAGTGAATAAAGTCATGctaagtgttgattttatacatgtcaaaatccttaggtgtccggtactgggggaCTTTCCCCTGCCTATTATATCGTGACGATTTCGCGTGTTGATGATTATCAAAATGGTTATAACTAATAGAAAAGTTGTAAAAataggcttcaaaaatttgaaaatgataaaaactaGCGAATATTCAAGCTGTAACATGAATAAAATAATCTGTGACAATTATTCTGTAAAACAAATAGTAGTTATAATGAGTTTTCTCAGCTTTGAGAGTATGCTGAACACAAACTACAGTCAGTGCACAATCATGGGTTAAACACAATTATGGGTAATTTTAGCTTTAGCTACTAATTTCCGTTGAAATAAGACccaatgattgatcaaattattagtgctacttatgagtaacaaatttatcaatcaattagtataatattcacgtaTTAATCGGCAGATAAAGATACCTAAGCAGCACaatttttggcacttttagttgaggAAAGTTATTTACGACTGGAATTGGTTTTAAATCAGTTGCTACAACTGTTTTGGGGTAAAGTCACCATGTGACAGCTGTGTGACCCGTGATTGTGGACTGATTgtataaatttttttgaaataataCACATTGTATGTATGTAATATGACAACAAAATGGATCAAGCCTCACTAGGTTTAAAATACGTTATGAAATATCAaataatcaaatcaaatagaGTGATTGTCATGTGAATAACACGCCATAGACTACCGCTCGCTAGACGCTAGACTACATATAACGGGAATGATACAAAAGTGGTCTGTAAAGCGAATGATGGTAATAGGCAGttctacacgcttaaaaaatttaactcatgaatgaataagattaattcagaaatgagtgagtttcaactcaaaaatgagtgaaatccgactcacttttacaaaaagtggaacagcccaaaaatttgagtaatttggtgatttctcaattctgagtagtttaggccgacctcataactgagttatATTTAATCATGATTTGTGTAAGTATTACTTAGTTTAGGTGAAATAAGAAGACATTACTGCAGGTTGTGCTTAGCTGCAAGTAGAGAAAttacgattatttttaaatgtgtaTTAAGAGTGTCACAAATCTCACTGTAAATGTTCAACTCGCGTACACGCGTACATTTAAGTTGATTTAGAATAATTCGGTTCGTGTTCGCTTTGTGAGCCACATGCGTCAtcaaaaaattgacaaaacgaagttttgttgaaaacctcttcgagttaattttttttaataacatGGTAACAAGATTTAATAAGATGGTAAAAGATTGCGATCGTGCGATGAAAAAAGTTCATCGGGTATTGcagtgcagattttttttcgtcaGAAAAAATTCCGTATATGAAACTCAAACTTTTGTAGCTTGTTACTTTAAGTAATTTGGAGATTAGCACAAAAACTAATGAAATAGTGTGATACGCAAAAAGTTCTATATCTGTTCTCGTTTTTTTACTTGTAGTTAGATGATTGTAGTAGATCGATGAGTCAAAAGCATTTTTGTTGTATGAAGGCAATATTTCTGTAGCTTTCCTCTCTACTTTTACATACTTTGCATAATAatgaattttcaatttaatatgcaggatcaattttttttaagtcaTTGCCAAATGAGTTTAGCCTTATGTGTGCTAAAAAATGTCatggaaaaataaaattaaaaataatctctTGGAGGGTGTATATTaggaatttaaattaaaaaacaaatcaagATTTAAAGTAACGAACCTACTTTGGATCCCAtttgcagctgtacataattttgaTACTTgcattttattatgctgtaagtgtccaaattaggtAAAGCTTgaaatggggtccaaaatagtttagttaccctattatttaaaataattttaataactttttatcgtTTGAACTGAAACCAAGAGCTTTGttaccaaaaaaaatattttgttcatATTCGGATAAATTCAAAGTATAAACAGTAATCAGTGATGAACAACATACACTTTAAGTTCGGTTTTTTGTATTCCAATTTAAATACTCAGTATGCGTGATAACATGCACAGCATGTTCAATCCACTTCCTCTTTTAAACAGTCAATTATCAGAATTTTTTGTAACCGATTTCAACCGTAAAAGTGTGATAACAATAATTAAACTAGTTTGATTCTAAACGGTCGGCTGTTATTCAATTATTTTACCTGAACAAACACAAAAACGAATCATTTTATAGCAACCGTAAATACACGCACACGTATTGTAACAACGCACCACACTATCATCGTTGCAACTAGCTCTTTGTtcgtttaatttatttattcatttctcGCACCTCGCACAGGCCTATGCTCCGCATTCACACTATCTTCACACTTGACGATCACAAATGGGTTTCGCCTGCAACTGTATATTCCACACATGATGGCTACCATAGAACTTCGACGTGGTCAGAGGCGACACATGCTCCACAGTATCTAGGATGCGATGCACTATTGTTCCGTCTACAGCCCAAGTCGATTAAATTAGCTCACTGTAGCTCGATATACAACGGGGCAGCAACGTTACCAGACCGGCTAGCAAAATATTCAACAAAAGCCATGTTGGGGTGGTCAACCGGACACGTGTCGCGTCTGAACTAAAATAATCCCGGCATTTTCCGCTTTCCGGTGTGTAATCGACGCAGTGCATCTGAAAGAGAGGTAAGAGAGATAGGTAtgtagagaaaaaaataaaatctggAAAGCATGATTGAAGGGAAAGCGGTTGACCGCTTGGATAGTTCCACAGGGCATTACATTATGGAAGGATCTATTCAGTGTGATCATGCATACTATGAATAGGTCAGATGACCGTGAACTATACAATTTCCCTTTCTCGTATGGAACATGAATTTCGGAACGATCAGTGCGATAAATATCAAATATTGGCAAAGTACTGATTATACAGTGATTTCATCGAAATTAGTTTCTTTCCTTTGGCAAAAGCGAACTCTCGGTTACTAGTgcactcttaaatgaatttacatTACATGTAGATTGGTTTGAGCTGAAATTTGATTAAAACTATTCAAAATGGCCTTTGAGTGTgcaaagttttagctaaatgcatcctatttgcaaaaaaaaaaacttattcaaGAGTGCGGACTGTTGATTGTGTAGTGTGGCTGAGTTGCAGCACTATAAAGTAAGGAACTTACCCTCATCAGAGTGTTGGACATCTTGTCGAGAAATTTTCGAGTGAAAAGAGCCGTTTCATCTCCACACGCATGCCGTACCGTAAACTCGGAACACTGCTTATACTTTTGAAACGCACTGTGGGTgagaaaatgaatgaaaattttcgtatttaactttaagaatcagtcaatatttcaaaattcttttgatGCTCACAAGAGCGTAATCGATACTACAATATCACCAAAATAAATAAGTTTGCATGCCTTTCTATAATCATTATAACATCAATATTATATCGGTTGATATTCCTTTGTTTAACGTTTTAGCAAAACCTGAAAATAGAGAAAGACGAAactatttcttttatttctacTATTTATTTAACATTTTGACAGATGCGTATTTCATCTTCGACATGTTTGATACAACGTGATACAACCATCACAGCGGaactgaaataaataaatagtagaattttaaggaaatttttCGTCTGTCCCAATATTACACtaaatataaaaacaaaatattgatGGAAACATTAGGTTAGACTTAGTTTGTTAAGATATGAATTGACAATAAAAATACACATGATTTTAGAGCATCCAACAAACGATTCGAAAAGTTGGTCTTATTCTGCTCATCTAAGTTCCGTTTACTGTAAACACGATGATGAAATAGAGCCGAAGAAAGCATGGAACAAGCACACCAAACTCACCAGCAAACAGTTTTAAGTCGTTCCTCTTCCGCATCCTCAGCACTTTTCGTATGGTTCCGTTGGCGAgaatgctgttgctgctgttgctgcatgTCATTCATAGAAAGCGACATGGCAGCATTCGGTGTCGGTTGGCCTGAGGCACCACCGGTGGGTGACTTCGGCGTAGTACCGGTGACCATCGTTTGTCCGATCTTAGCCATTGTGCTTTGATAGCTGACCGCACACACTTCGTAGTCCTTTTTCACATGTCGCATGCAAGGGGCATGCCTAAGAAAGTCTGTAGCGGCAAGTTGGGAAAGTGAGGAAATGTCCCGTTAAGAAAAGAGATAAGGTTAGATGAGCTTGGCAAGCTTTTCTCGTCGATTTTCGGTTGTCATGTTTGCATGGATGAAGGGTATAATGTGTTTGTGAATTTGTACTGCTTATTGAATGATGATAAAATGTTTCCCATCATAGcgttaaaaaaaactattgacaACAATGGAATCCAAAGCTGACAACGTAGGAAGTGAACTTATACTCGATTTGAAAATGCTTTACAGAAAATTAAAAGTACGAACGTTGTGTACACAATCAGTGTCGCATTCAGGCGTTAGAAGCCGCTTAGTAGAATTGAGTGGAGTGTGTTTTTATCGAAGTAAATCAACAGGATGCTCTAGTAACGTTGCTTGCTATAACTGTGTTGTCCAATACATTGCCGTGATTGACTTGCTAGCATGTTGTCACGGACAGACAGTATGCAATGGAGGCAACATTttacaactgataatgaaaagTGTTCAGGGGTGAGCACAGGAACAAGTGGATAAACACGTATGTGGTGGACCCTGTGACGGCTTCAATATGGAACGAGCAAAAATAGATATGACCGACCTATTCATCGTGGTCATCCTGTCAATGGGGGAACATTTCTTGGATTCGGAACAACACATTGTGGCACGTATACGTGCTATTCTCCTATCTAGCTAGCAGGCCGGCCGTGTATGGGATATTCGTCCTCGAACGAAATTGAATTCTGTAAAGGCACTCTGTTGAAATTTCTCTGTTTGGCTATAGAGAATGAATAATGAATGGCCATCGTTTAGCTGATCTCTCTTATGTTTCGACCGTACACGTAGACGTGACACTGCACGACTTGCATTCTCTGCACTACTCACCGACAATAGTGAACTTATTGAAAATGAACGGTCAGTCAGCGAAGTGTATTGGGAGGCACTCTGGATGGCCAGGTCCGAAACGATATATTGGATGTTTAGATCAGAGGTAATACACAAAGGATTGATGTTTCTACGTAATTATTACCGTTAACATGTCCTTACGGGAATGGAGACGATAGCATATGAACTATTGTATACAGATAAACTGCAGCATATTTTCACGCGCAGTGTCTAAGTGCAGATATGACTTTTATTACTGCAGCTACTGAACAATGCGTTATCCCATTGGATAGTATTAAAAACTTTGTTGAAACAGATCAACAAAAGACAAAAAGATTTAATAGTTTGAGTTACTAAATTCAAGAGAATAATGTCCCTTCATACTTTTGATGAATTTATTACAGTATCAGTTCGCGTTCGGCACGGTTCGATATTTGTAACATACATTTTTCTGGCATGTTACCAAAAGCGAATTGTTGctgtattatatttttatctctTTCTTTTACAATAGTGAAAAAGGTTATACTACAAGGAAATAGTAAAATTGGAACGGTACAAAATTATATATAGACCGTGGGGTTCGCTCTCAAAAGGTACCTTTTTATAAATTTCTACGTTCATGATTTCGACATCCATGcatgaaataaaaacatttttttcaaatgttggaCCAATTCGGTCATATCGAAACAATCTTCATCAAAAAGCGCCACAAAGAAGGGGGGTTAAAGATATAGccgccaaaaaatgaaaaaaaccggcatttttcatttcagaaaaaagaaaaataccaCCTTggttgcaaaaataaaatttagccctcttatagtgttTTTGCGGGTCGGTTGTATTCACAGAGCTTAAACATTATAAATGCCTTCTTTAAACGTGtactaataaaataaaaaatccaACATGTTGCTTAGTTTacaagaaaaaggtacatacaatttaaaaaaaaatcaagcacGGTGTCTTATTGCGTCGAGTTTGTACCGTGAGGCACTGGAATGACTTTTTAATCCACTTCCTGTAGTTGAATCGTTACAAAATTAGTTCAAAATAAGTCGAAAACATTGAAGTCAAGAATAAAAACAGGGCGTTTTTCGAAATATTCCGACGGCTGTGTCCTTTTAATGGTTAATGACATGATTGATTCATTCATGTTCAGCATTAGATTTTGTGAGAATCCTATCCCAGGCAACGTAATAATACGCTAAAAATATAATATAACTTCTTATCTGTTTCTTATTTCATCTTATTTTATTGACAAACTTGCTCATGACACGAATAGGGTAGAGGTGCAGTTTGAAGcttttaataaaattaatttttcatttatgtacGTATTTACACGTTTTAATATTAAACAAAAGACATGGTAGCATCAACAtaaattcaaaattgcaaaacacgAGGGTATAGTTTTAGTGATATAATTTTTGCAGATGAATATACCAAACAAAACTTTTTTAGTTGGAATAAAAAAACAATGTGACTATGAAGCGGTATGAAACATGAATATAATTAGTACAATACGTACGTGCCTTCCTGATAAGGTCCTTCTTCGCACAGCTCGCGGATGACCTCATTGGTGCCATGATACAACTTATTGAAATGGTCCCTCTGATGGATGTTCATACAGCGTCGTGTATAGCTTCGTATACAATGAAGCCCTGAGTGCAGGTCACTGTATTAGAgaaaacatacaaataaaaaaacaatcgtgtaaataaaagttaaataattttaatattGAATACAAAAAAGTATCACACTCAATGGTTCAAGTTAACATTGGATTGGGTTCTTCACTAAGAAACGGTGTCAAGAAGGATAGCTTATGCAAGGGTGGAGGTTGGTTAACCGAAGCGGAAAATTTATTTCCTGCCACACAGCAGTTGTACAGCCTTGTCAAAAGTCATAGATAAGAAGCTGAAATGTCTTGTGACATAAGTACAACAGCGTCGACCTACCAGGATCAACACGGTGGGACACCTTTCCAGAATGGAAAATCATATTACATGTGTAACCGTTCCCATCTGTCTTGTTTTTTTTGAGCCATCGCTCCGGGGTGGCTACTGAAACTATTTATGGTAAATCGTCTTAGTCTGGAGCTTTGCAATGAAGTGGGATGGAAACTTTGAAATCCCAAGAAGGTTCTGATCTCAGTTTGAACCGTTTTAAATGATCCTTGTTCGTGTGCTATCGAGATACTAGAGATGGGGTTAGATTTTTTTCCTCCCAGTTGATTTGGTGCGAACGTATGTAGGTACAACAGTTTGTGCTTTCATTTATATTTCATCATTCCCATCTGAAAATGCTGCCAGATGTCCATCCGTCAGTCACTCGTCTTTTCCTGGTATACGAATGCGTGTGAGTTTGTGTCATGTGTTCCCAGGGTTGTCGTTGACATCGTTCTGTGAAGTCTGAGGAAAATTCATTGGGGGTCGAATTTTGATGTAAAATGCGATAGCAAAGTAGAACATTTTTGGCAAATTCAATCAGTAATTCACACCAGATATATATTCCGTGAATGAAAAAGATACAAACATTAAATGAGATTGAATAATATGCTTGTAGGCTTTTGATACTAATTAGCGCTTTTACCAGCATACCAGCCACACTACACTACCTCACATGAATCCTTCCCTTTTCGTTGCAGAATATGCTGCTGTGCTACATTGCGAGAGCAGGCTTGCTATCATAAAATAACGTCGTGGGATCAACTAGATACTACTAGATCTACTAGATAGGGATCAACAGATAACATTGATCTCTGGCTTGAGTAGAAAACAActagttttttttagttttctaaaaAAGGCACATTTTTTTAGAATAGTAAgcaatttaaacatttttaaattaatattcATTTAACTGAAAGCCTTTTTTTAAAGGACAGGTGCATTAGATTCTTATTAAATtaagagaagaaaataaaatgaaaggTGTAGAATTTTAGCTTCGATGAAATGATTGCCACTACTAGGTGAATCAATTTTATGCTTTACCGTTATGTCAGTGGTTCCATATTGATGTTACACTACTATCTGCAGAAAACGGGTAAAATTTCAGTCATTATCCAATACAATGATGGTGAAAAATGCGCCTGGGCCACTGCTTTGCAggattctgattctgatgcTATGGAAAAGCGCGCTTGTTTTCCGCTTGACACGTGGGGTTACAACCTTAGTCCGCACATTTGGCCCTACTCACATTGTCAGACTTCGGAGCCGTAGTTGAGTAAATGAGGTGAGAAAGGCAAAGTAAAACATACAAATTACGAATGTGAGACACATATGATacataattaaaatttatgacAAGCCGGTTATTTTTGCCTGGTGCACTGCCTTTTGCTTTTACCGGTGCCCAGCCCATTGGAGAATCTCATTGTTCATTTGGCGATTATTAATGTGCTCGGAAAATTTGGCAAACCATTATTTCAGGTTTCTAATCGAATATGTTGAGCTTTATTGTTCCGTTGtataataatgataatgacaGTAATGATCTAGAAAAATGGCTTGTCTAAGGCTTTTCTGTATTTTAATCCAGTTTTGAATCCCAAAGGGAAAATTTATCTGCATAAAAAGCTGTCTCATACTGCTGAGCGCGTTCCGTGCCGGTGTTGTAATGTTGATGTAGTACGGAAGCGAATTATATATGTTATATTTTAATATAAATTTTCTTcacgaaaaataaataatgcatttagtcTCTTTTAGAGGTTGCCTGAGAtatgaaatcataaaatcaaaATGTTATCTATAACAGTTGTTAATAATGTGACGAATTGTAAGTCGAATGTTACTAAACTTGTTGGCAATAACAAATATTAATTCACTTTTTGGATGAAGACTGAATTTGAGGAAATTAAACATATAATGAaatatattgcggagtttcctcCTATTTAGATTCCCACGCGAAAAATATTGGCGTGGTTATTTCCTGCGTTTACCACGCAtgcttgcaatttagcaatttgaactatcagtttttcgttattgcctccccactgcacccctccttgcttgacaagcatatttttaaTGTATtcagtaagtacaggataattattattaaaaa is part of the Sabethes cyaneus chromosome 2, idSabCyanKW18_F2, whole genome shotgun sequence genome and harbors:
- the LOC128735007 gene encoding uncharacterized protein LOC128735007, which codes for MMKRNRKCVGITASIFHVLFVTVAVSITQVITEDCGEEELVQCTRPLQMLSATSELSFVTKKEELDKLCPDLHSGLHCIRSYTRRCMNIHQRDHFNKLYHGTNEVIRELCEEGPYQEDFLRHAPCMRHVKKDYEVCAVSYQSTMAKIGQTMVTGTTPKSPTGGASGQPTPNAAMSLSMNDMQQQQQQHSRQRNHTKSAEDAEEERLKTVCCAFQKYKQCSEFTVRHACGDETALFTRKFLDKMSNTLMRMHCVDYTPESGKCRDYFSSDATRVRLTTPTWLLLNILLAGLVTLLPRCISSYSELI